From one Ignavibacteria bacterium genomic stretch:
- a CDS encoding T9SS type A sorting domain-containing protein encodes MKLSLHVLGGLLLAATVLQAQQTFKLFTNPEADNQRPLFRTMETNITIPPAEVPVISAKSGSEVQALTYTAMYGTDFYPSWEAGDNTVFLYDHATNATFLFRPRRVFNPSGQLTGGRIDAYITTDDGANWATMELYNKPDRFLTFPRVGLVNANNAQTDPSKLEYIVFCSSFEKRGAEWPLIGGFGLFFPASGAFDYEMVQPENAPADLGWATTGSIVSVSSPNPGVYYADLLDKKDQNGSSQWGAYGTWGYDFEVNDFTASTMPDAWRISQFRVPSPTNLNSRMNSETSLDADADGKLYMVVNNILTSNPEVRVPMVSTSEDQGSTWTEFTVMPEALFSDYQQTQGWGSVVIFRQYDSYELLVTGRNRFSYFLRLADYGVNRDSLTNLHIVEVGYDNGAWSLTKVADLNGIPLEFFRQDSASGGAQTPNWIPSYQVNPRGHEIQAALTADGQNILLKWIDENPDLLEDGFSQIALFNAGGSTFTENEITGLFYTDIYFCHRPVNSSAWSSKVNITNDRVYDHGTLLPPVIKSLESVPIVNLLGFKKNTIPAQSTWRAPLSNLPEVILNATVDYRTPNVVQTAFFNALNPSSVNEQTAPAFHINTIAPNPATTAAEVTFTMDQPAPVRVEVYNVNGELVHTAYTGSLDAGIHGISVSTDSLPAGAYAVAITVGSKRSTQMLSVVR; translated from the coding sequence ATGAAGTTATCGCTACACGTGCTGGGTGGCCTTCTGTTGGCAGCAACAGTACTGCAGGCTCAGCAGACCTTTAAGTTATTTACGAATCCGGAGGCCGACAATCAGCGTCCCCTGTTTCGTACCATGGAAACCAACATCACCATCCCTCCTGCCGAGGTTCCGGTGATTTCAGCCAAGTCTGGATCGGAAGTACAGGCTCTTACCTACACCGCAATGTATGGCACTGACTTTTACCCTTCCTGGGAAGCTGGCGACAATACGGTTTTCCTGTATGATCATGCAACCAACGCTACATTCCTCTTCCGTCCCCGTCGCGTTTTTAATCCCAGTGGCCAGCTCACCGGCGGTAGAATTGATGCCTACATCACAACCGACGATGGTGCAAACTGGGCAACGATGGAGTTGTATAATAAACCAGACCGGTTCCTAACGTTCCCACGGGTTGGCCTGGTAAACGCTAACAATGCGCAAACCGACCCATCGAAGCTGGAGTACATTGTTTTTTGCTCATCGTTCGAAAAACGCGGTGCAGAATGGCCGCTTATCGGCGGCTTCGGGCTATTCTTCCCGGCTTCAGGCGCGTTTGATTACGAAATGGTGCAGCCTGAAAATGCACCGGCAGACCTGGGTTGGGCCACTACGGGGTCAATTGTCAGTGTTTCGTCGCCTAATCCCGGCGTGTACTATGCGGATCTTTTGGACAAGAAGGACCAAAACGGAAGCAGCCAATGGGGTGCCTATGGTACATGGGGCTACGATTTCGAGGTTAATGACTTTACAGCCAGCACCATGCCTGATGCCTGGAGAATTTCGCAATTCCGTGTACCGTCACCAACAAACCTAAACTCGCGCATGAACAGTGAAACGAGTCTGGATGCCGATGCCGATGGGAAGTTGTATATGGTCGTAAATAACATCCTGACAAGCAATCCGGAAGTTCGTGTTCCAATGGTAAGCACCTCCGAAGATCAGGGTTCAACGTGGACTGAATTCACGGTTATGCCGGAGGCTCTGTTTAGTGACTATCAGCAAACGCAAGGATGGGGATCAGTTGTCATCTTCAGACAATACGATTCGTACGAACTCCTCGTCACCGGAAGAAATCGTTTTTCATACTTCCTGCGCCTGGCTGATTACGGCGTCAATCGCGACAGTCTTACCAATCTCCACATTGTTGAAGTGGGATATGACAACGGTGCATGGTCTTTAACCAAGGTCGCTGACCTCAATGGTATTCCGCTAGAATTCTTCCGCCAGGATTCGGCCTCGGGCGGAGCACAAACGCCTAACTGGATACCGTCATATCAGGTAAATCCTCGCGGACATGAAATTCAGGCTGCTCTAACTGCTGATGGTCAAAATATTCTGCTTAAGTGGATCGACGAAAACCCCGATCTTCTGGAAGATGGATTTTCACAGATTGCACTGTTCAACGCTGGCGGTAGCACGTTTACTGAAAATGAAATCACCGGGCTCTTCTATACCGATATTTACTTCTGTCATCGTCCGGTTAATTCATCGGCATGGAGCTCAAAGGTGAACATTACAAATGACCGCGTTTACGATCACGGTACGTTACTTCCGCCGGTTATCAAGAGCCTTGAGTCTGTCCCGATTGTGAACCTGCTTGGCTTCAAGAAAAACACGATTCCGGCACAAAGTACATGGCGTGCACCATTGAGCAATCTCCCGGAAGTTATCCTGAACGCCACCGTTGACTATCGCACACCCAACGTGGTTCAGACAGCCTTCTTTAATGCTCTTAACCCGTCATCGGTGAACGAACAGACAGCCCCGGCATTCCATATAAACACCATCGCACCAAACCCGGCCACAACAGCCGCGGAGGTTACGTTTACGATGGATCAGCCTGCACCGGTCCGCGTTGAAGTTTACAATGTGAATGGAGAACTTGTTCACACCGCTTATACCGGATCACTTGATGCAGGCATACACGGTATATCAGTGTCAACTGATTCGCTTCCGGCTGGTGCGTATGCCGTTGCCATCACCGTTGGCAGCAAGCGTAGCACACAAATGCTTTCAGTTGTCCGCTAA